In the Elizabethkingia bruuniana genome, CAGAATATTGTAAGTATTAAAAGTGATTTACTCAATCTTCAGGGAGCATTTGATGTACAAGATGTGCTTCGAAATGTAAGTGGGATTTATATAGGTGATGCTACCGGGGCTGGTAATATCTTTTCCGGAACATTCAATGCCCAGATTCGTGGATTTAACCCTGTCAGTACATTCAGAAATGGACTGCCTTCTTTTGCTGGAGGCCTTTCGCAAGAAGATGTTGCACTGATAGAGCAGGTGGATGTTATAAAAGGGCCTGCGGGGTTTATCAATTCAATGGGATCAGGTGGGGGATCTTTAAACATCAATACCAAAGCGCCCCGAAGGATAAGGGAAGCTAATATAACTGCCGGGAGCTTTGGCTTTTATAGAGCCTCTGTTGATTTGGGAAGCGCGGTAAAAGAGAAAGGTCTTTCATTCCGATTGAATGCGGCTTATGAATCACAAGGCTATTATTTTGATTATGCTAAGCGGAGAAAATTTGTCGTTGCACCTGTTATCCAATATAATTTTAGCAAGAATACTTTCCTTCTTGCAGAGTGGAATATGATCCAGGGAAGAGCTCTTGAATCAAGTAATTTCATTCAATATGAATCTGAAAATATGGTTCAGAAACATCCTTGGAGAGCTAATTATCAGGGAGACCCAAATCTTCCTGTGTCAAAGCTTGATGAGCATTACGGAAGGCTGGTATTTAATCATAATTTCAGTGATAAATGGAAAATAGTATCCCAGTCATCCATTAAAAGTACACCCCTGGATCAATGGAGCCTTTTAGGAGGAACTAAAAGCTATAATCCGCCAATGTTTGATGAAGCAGGGAATGCTTTGCGTTCAAGTTTTAGAAATAAACAGAAATACCTGACCTATAATACTCAGCTATTTTTAAATGGTAGTTATAATATGACCAAAGATATTGTTCATACGGTACTCACAGGATTCGATTTTAATAGCAGTAAGAGTAATACAGAACATATTCAGGGAGCTAAAGAATTTATTTTTAACCGGCACCAAATGAATTATGGAATCAACAGAGACCTGCTGATTCAACCTGAGGCTGATGATCAAATTGATTATACAAAATCAAAAGACGTAACTATAGGAGCCTATCTCTACAATAATTTCAAATTATGGGATCGTGTGATTATCGATGCTGGCTTCCGATATAGCAGGAATAAACGTAACCGATATCTCAAAGGTCCTTTTTCACCTGAAGGCGACAGTAAAATTTACAGACATTATGCCTTTAGTCCAAGAGTAGGAATAACTTATCTTATTGAAAAGGATTTTGCAGCTTTCTTCTCCTATGATCAGAGTTTTGAACCAATGCCGGGAACAGATCCACAAGGCAAGGAATGGAAACCTATGGAAACCTACAACACCGAATTTGGGTTGAAGAAGGACTGGTTTGGTGGGTTATTATCTACTTCTGTAAGCGCTTATCGTCTTATAAGAAATAATACGTTTTCCCAGAATCCGGCAAATGGTCTGATGACGCAGCTAAACCAAGTTAGAAATAAAGGAATAGAAGTCGATATAATTGGTTCCATCTACCCGAATATTACCTTAACAGCTAATTATTCCTATATCAATTCTGTTTATTCAAAAGATCCTTATGTACCGGAACTTGTTGGTAAAAGATTTTCAAGCGTTCCAAGACATCAGATCAATACCTGGTTTATGTACAAATTTCAGAAAGGAAAACTTCAGGGACTATCATTGGCCATAGGACAAACAGCAGCTTTACTGCGAGAGACCGATGTGCCCGGAGTCCGTATACCGGATTTTATAAAACTGGACGCCAGTATTATGTATCAGCATAAAAAATGGTTTGTGAGGGGAATATTTGATAACCTGGCTAACAGACGCTATATAACGGATGGAAATGTAACAGACAGGTACAATGCCGATTGGAGTGCTGTGATAGGACAGAACTGGATGTACAAAGAAAGCAACCCGTTCAATTTTAAATTACAGGTAGGCATGAAATTTTAACATTTAAATGCAACTAAGTTGCGTTAAAATGTTTATCTTTACAAAAGAGGGAAAGCCGAAACCCTTAAACAGTAGGCCAAATTATAAAATGTTTTTACAATGGAAAACAACAAAAAGATGAAGCTTAAAATTGAAGATCTTAAGATCGAAAGCTTCGTAACAGCATTGGATAAAGATTTATCCAAAAAACTTCAAGGTGGTTTAGGAATTTCTGCGGCAGGAGACCATGATCACCCAACTCATACAATAAAAACACAGGACAGGCTTCACGTTTGTGGAACAGTTCAGTGTTAATTATTGAGGGATTATATTGTAGGGCTGCTTTTATATAAAAGCAGCCCTTTTTTGTAATTGTTTTTCGCCAGGATATAGAACCGGTTTAATCAATATCCATTTATAAACATCAAACCATTTTACTGGATTCGTATAAAAAATGATTTAAGCAGTTCCTTAATTTGGTCAGTTAACTTTCTTTCTATCATCTCTTTTTCTTCATGGGAGTACTGAAACTGATTTGCGAGTTCTTCAATACTTAAAGGTTTTTCCAATAGCTTAAGGATTATTGCAGAAAAAGGATCTATAATAAGGTGAAACGTTTCCTTATCTGTGCTGTAAAAAACATTGTAAAAAACCTCGGTATCGGATTCCCTGTTATTACTTTCTTTCCAGTTCAATTGCGATTCATGGATATGGATAAAAGGATTGCGGATAAATAGCCTTTCTGAAAAGTCAACCTCATTATTTTCTAAGATTTGGTCTAAATCATTTTGTAACATTGTTAGCCGTGTCTGAAAACATAAAGTACCTTTATGTTCTTTCAGGAATTGTATTTTTGCTGTTTCCAATAAGTAAATATCGGAAATATAAATCATGTCCTTCTGAGGCAAACATTCTATTAGATTCAATAAAGAATTACTAAAATCATCTAAGTTTTGAGAGTTATATACTGTATCCCGGATCTGAGTGATAGTTTCCAGTATTTCAATAGTTTGAGGATAATAAGCCCTAAAGAAAGTTTCTTTTATTTTAATGTTTTTCAGAGTATTGTTATTTGTAACAGAAATATCAGAATCTGGGAGCTCCGGATGAAGAATGGAATTAAAAGTTTTGCCTTTTGTAATCATAAGTAATGAAAAAGCAATACCAGCTGTACCCGTCATTAGTCCCAAATCCTCACTGTTTTGAACTCCCCATTCAGAATGTCCGGTTTGTCTGCTTTTTTCTAAACCTTCCTGAACAATCTCTGTTGCAAGTTCCATAGATTCTTTATCGTCAAATGTGTTGTGGTATTGGAGGAGAAAATCAGCGAGTCCACCATAACCACTAAACAGAATATGATTGCGTTTGGATCTTGTCTCAATATCTTTTTTGCATCTTTCGACTGCCTTTATACAGTCTTTTTTATATACACTACCAGCAGTTATTTTGAATGCTGCAATTCTTGCTGTTCCAATACCACAGGCTCCGTGTGCCCAGGTGTTGAGGTCGAAATCTTCAGGAAGAAAAGTTTCTTTAGTCCAGTCAAATAGATTTGGAAGGTCGTTTTTTGAATTTTCCCACCTTAAATCCATCCAGTTATCTTTTACAGGATTATAATACAGGCTTTCATACAGGAATGCCTGTTCGGCTAACCAGATAAATTCCTGATTATTAAAATACTTTCCAAGTTGCAGCAAAGAGAAACCAATACCTGAATTTCCGTGTGAGAAACCACATAAGGAATCTACGGAGAGCTGGTTGCTTCCCCATTTAATTCCTAATTCTGCAACCAAGGATTTTTTGAGAAGATTTGTGACCAATACCGTTATATCATGATATAGGCTATTGCTTTTGGTAAAATGATAAAGCAGTGTAAGAACAATTAATATTCCTGATATCCCAATCAGCATATCTTCAGTCTGTTCAGCCAGTATTTTTTCACGATACCGATCATAAAGCTCTGAAGCTTGCTTCAGGTATAAGTTTTTACCTGTAACCCGGAATAGTTCCAAACTAAAGTAGATAGTGCCGCATATTCCATCATACAGGCTGGTTCCGACTATATTATGATTAATGGAAAAGTGATATATTTTGGAAAAGGATTTTTCGGCTATTTCGAGATAATCGGTTTTGCCTGTACTTTCATACAATACGAGGAAAAACCAGGCAATTCCCCCGGTTCCGTTCCAAAGTGACGGGTTGAATGCAAAAGAAAATTCTCCGACATTATGATCATAACTAATAGTATCCCAATAAAATCCG is a window encoding:
- a CDS encoding TonB-dependent siderophore receptor; the encoded protein is MKRNYLLVTAALCGTFSLIYGQEKKDSVSAKYIDEVILTAMKQIKTDSLSGNLKRNDKLLEIPQNIVSIKSDLLNLQGAFDVQDVLRNVSGIYIGDATGAGNIFSGTFNAQIRGFNPVSTFRNGLPSFAGGLSQEDVALIEQVDVIKGPAGFINSMGSGGGSLNINTKAPRRIREANITAGSFGFYRASVDLGSAVKEKGLSFRLNAAYESQGYYFDYAKRRKFVVAPVIQYNFSKNTFLLAEWNMIQGRALESSNFIQYESENMVQKHPWRANYQGDPNLPVSKLDEHYGRLVFNHNFSDKWKIVSQSSIKSTPLDQWSLLGGTKSYNPPMFDEAGNALRSSFRNKQKYLTYNTQLFLNGSYNMTKDIVHTVLTGFDFNSSKSNTEHIQGAKEFIFNRHQMNYGINRDLLIQPEADDQIDYTKSKDVTIGAYLYNNFKLWDRVIIDAGFRYSRNKRNRYLKGPFSPEGDSKIYRHYAFSPRVGITYLIEKDFAAFFSYDQSFEPMPGTDPQGKEWKPMETYNTEFGLKKDWFGGLLSTSVSAYRLIRNNTFSQNPANGLMTQLNQVRNKGIEVDIIGSIYPNITLTANYSYINSVYSKDPYVPELVGKRFSSVPRHQINTWFMYKFQKGKLQGLSLAIGQTAALLRETDVPGVRIPDFIKLDASIMYQHKKWFVRGIFDNLANRRYITDGNVTDRYNADWSAVIGQNWMYKESNPFNFKLQVGMKF
- a CDS encoding pinensin family lanthipeptide, whose amino-acid sequence is MENNKKMKLKIEDLKIESFVTALDKDLSKKLQGGLGISAAGDHDHPTHTIKTQDRLHVCGTVQC
- a CDS encoding lanthionine synthetase LanC family protein, with the translated sequence MTINKELNELETGLNEISEFLLSKIKRDQNGFYWDTISYDHNVGEFSFAFNPSLWNGTGGIAWFFLVLYESTGKTDYLEIAEKSFSKIYHFSINHNIVGTSLYDGICGTIYFSLELFRVTGKNLYLKQASELYDRYREKILAEQTEDMLIGISGILIVLTLLYHFTKSNSLYHDITVLVTNLLKKSLVAELGIKWGSNQLSVDSLCGFSHGNSGIGFSLLQLGKYFNNQEFIWLAEQAFLYESLYYNPVKDNWMDLRWENSKNDLPNLFDWTKETFLPEDFDLNTWAHGACGIGTARIAAFKITAGSVYKKDCIKAVERCKKDIETRSKRNHILFSGYGGLADFLLQYHNTFDDKESMELATEIVQEGLEKSRQTGHSEWGVQNSEDLGLMTGTAGIAFSLLMITKGKTFNSILHPELPDSDISVTNNNTLKNIKIKETFFRAYYPQTIEILETITQIRDTVYNSQNLDDFSNSLLNLIECLPQKDMIYISDIYLLETAKIQFLKEHKGTLCFQTRLTMLQNDLDQILENNEVDFSERLFIRNPFIHIHESQLNWKESNNRESDTEVFYNVFYSTDKETFHLIIDPFSAIILKLLEKPLSIEELANQFQYSHEEKEMIERKLTDQIKELLKSFFIRIQ